The following coding sequences are from one Culex quinquefasciatus strain JHB chromosome 1, VPISU_Cqui_1.0_pri_paternal, whole genome shotgun sequence window:
- the LOC119771022 gene encoding uncharacterized protein LOC119771022 yields MVGCDCCKLWFHARCVNFNPADKKSGKKWYCPDKDCQKKKKTKKSVEVPLPVPPELQEKLDALEETRKRAEAEQEMTRVLKEKEFELAAYLQERQMKIDEELREKEAKRAEELRERDFKRREADLAAEMVKKEEHLKRIQQLETTFRDKSASIDKLLKNSSTPLRNPEVKPLTEGNVAKHDGREDPEVNPAKPGDIPDNPGTNPGTPGSNPGSTKSSKKPESSSDSSSASSVSTDANGDGKSGKTAKSTTVDVSKPDGLGLHGSGPTKAQRAARQGLTRKLPDFHGKPEEWPLFFAAYQASNEACGYTDVENLVRLQDCLKGRALEEVRGQLILPKSVPRVIAKLRQIYGRPEVLLQSHLQRVRKLEPPRADKLGSFIPFGNAVEQLCEHIEAAELTAHLVNPILIQELVDKLPDGEKRSWVHYKRKKREVNLRTLTNFLSKIVEDACEATVNLDYKPDKQQRPCKACQCTDHRLWNCEDFKKLPYEDRAKMATKWKLCQRCLNDHGGQCKLKLRCNVGECREPHNALLHPETRAVGMNAHITSTSPVLFRMLPVKVYCGERSMIVLAFLDEGSSLTLIESGLADRLGLLGTKEKLTIKWTANVTRVEQHSRRTNIWASAINGTNGEKLLLQSVRTVDKLMLPRQTLNAAEVSSHYDHLRGIPMDSYDGRPGMLIGLNNIHSFAPLETKVGTIVDPVAVRCKLGWTVYGPRDAESAGASCFLGCHQEVTNEELHDLLKSHYSLEEAVVTVQRESVEDQRARKIMEETTRRVGDRFETGLLWKTDDVKFPNSYPMAVKRMKQLEKKLERSPELYNNVKKQILDYQAKGYAVLLAAQRGGEPEEAGKVRLVWDAAATIGGVSLNSMLVKGPDLLVPLVSVICGFRERRVAFGGDIREMYHQLKIISGDKQAQRFLFRDNINEEPKVYVMDVATFGSKSSPASAQYVKNRNAEEHAGQYPDAVAAIINRHYVDDYFDSVDTVEEAVKRAKQVSHVHKQGGFEIRNWVSNSPEVLTALGEEKPMSPVLLNQDKQTPSERVLGVRWDPELDEFAFAVMHREELMKYLKEGKRPTKRIVLSCVMGFFDPLGLLSPFTIHGKIIIQHLWRTGCRWDQDIDDEAWILWKRWTALLPEVEALRFPRSYFGDAMSSSIESLELHIFSDASELAYGCAAYLRAVINGQVHCSLVMARSKVAPLKRQSIPRLELMAACMGARLSQQILGTHTLQIDRTVFWTDSRTVLAWLHADPYKYKQFVAFRVGEILELTRLDDWRWVPSKKNIADVLTKWGPGPPLQNDSEWGNGPAILFEQDDHDSPPEQIEETNEDARGVVLFHRTVNVEAVSTWAKLVRVTATAVRFIENCRRKKDGRPVLTAKATSRLAKLVKAQHETDVQPLQQDELQKAERILWKQAQFESFPDEMSVLTKNLQLKQGELPEKIERSSPLYKLLPVLDEDGVLRVRGRLEKNESIPFDKRFPIILGRKHAVTKKIIQHYHEKYGHANRETVFNELRQKFWIPNARAAILEVVKECVWCKVNRCVPFVPTMAPLPVERTAATMRPFSAVGVDYLGPVEVTVGRRREKRWIAVFTCLAVRAVHLEVVHSLTTQSCLMALRRFACKRGVPEKVFSDNATCFRGADAAMTKAINKECAEQMTSATTAWSFIPPGTPHMGGAWERMVRSVKEALRALDDGRKLTDEILSTSLAEAEDMINTRPLTYVPQESAEEEAITPNHFLRGTVTSADLKLDETVDTAAALRDVYKRSQQLAGKMWERWSKEYLPSLNRRPKWFEDRKPLEAGDLVFVVDGKNRKSWVRGRVVEVFSGSDGRVRQADVRTADGKVNRRAVINLAVLEIRVGKSDAPEGPTDLTGWGVATAGMGTLADGATPAV; encoded by the exons ATGGTGGGCTGCGATTGCTGCAAGCTGTGGTTCCATGCTCGGTGCGTCAACTTCAATCCGGCTGACAAGAAGTCGGGGAAGAAATGGTACTGTCCGGACAAGGACTgccagaagaagaaaaagactAAGAAGTCTGTTGAGGTACCGCTCCCAGTGCCCCCCGAGTTGCAAGAAAAGCTGGATGCTTTGGAAGAAACTCGGAAGCGTGCGGAAGCGGAACAGGAGATGACGCGAGTCCTGAAGGAGAAGGAGTTTGAACTGGCTGCTTATCTTCAGGAGCGTCAGATGAAGATCGACGAAGAGCTCCGCGAGAAGGAAGCCAAAAGGGCTGAGGAACTTCGCGAGAGGGACTTCAAGCGGCGCGAGGCCGATCTAGCGGCGGAGATGGTGAAGAAGGAGGAGCACCTGAAGCGGATCCAACAGCTGGAAACAACGTTCCGGGACAAAAGCGCCTCCATCGACAAGCTGCTGAAAAACAGTAGTACTCCGCTAAGAAACCCCGAAGTCAAACCGCTGACTGAAGGAAACGTCGCTAAACACGACGGCCGCGAAGATCCTGAGGTCAATCCGGCGAAACCTGGAGACATTCCGGATAATCCTGGGACCAATCCGGGAACTCCTGGAAGCAATCCGGGTTCGACGAAATCGTCTAAGAAACCGGAGTCCTCGTCGGATAGTTCGTCGGCGTCCAGCGTCTCGACCGACGCCAACGGTGACGGAAAGAGCGGAAAAACGGCAAAGTCGACCACAGTTGATGTGTCCAAGCCAGACGGGCTGGGGCTGCACGGATCGGGTCCAACGAAGGCCCAGCGAGCTGCACGACAAGGGCTGACAAGGAAGCTGCCAGACTTCCACGGCAAGCCAGAAGAGTGGCCATTGTTCTTCGCGGCCTACCAAGCGTCAAACGAAGCCTGCGGGTACACGGACGTGGAAAATCTCGTGCGACTACAGGACTGCCTGAAAGGCAGAGCGCTCGAGGAGGTGCGTGGCCAGCTCATTCTGCCCAAGTCGGTTCCGCGTGTGATCGCCAAGCTTCGCCAGATCTACGGCCGCCCAGAAGTGCTGCTGCAAAGCCACCTGCAACGAGTGCGCAAGCTGGAGCCGCCGAGAGCGGACAAGTTGGGATCGTTCATCCCGTTCGGCAATGCAGTGGAACAATTGTGCGAACACATCGAAGCCGCAGAACTAACGGCGCATCTGGTCAATCCGATCTTGATCCAGGAACTCGTCGACAAGCTCCCGGACGGGGAGAAGAGGAGTTGGGTGCACTACAAGCGCAAGAAGCGCGAGGTGAATCTGCGTACGCTCACCAACTTTCTCTCGAAGATCGTCGAGGACGCGTGCGAGGCGACGGTCAACCTAGACTACAAACCGGAC AAACAGCAAAGGCCGTGCAAGGCGTGCCAGTGCACGGACCATCGGCTGTGGAACTGCGAGGACTTCAAGAAGCTGCCCTACGAAGATCGAGCGAAGATGGCGACGAAGTGGAAGCTTTGCCAACGCTGCCTGAATGACCACGGCGGCCAATGCAAGCTCAAACTTCGCTGCAACGTCGGAGAGTGTCGCGAGCCGCACAATGCTTTGCTTCATCCGGAGACCAGGGCAGTCGGCATGAACGCACACATTACGTCCACGAGTCCCGTGCTGTTCCGGATGCTCCCGGTAAAAGTCTACTGCGGTGAGAGATCAATGATCGTGCTCGCTTTCCTCGACGAGGGTTCGTCCCTCACCCTGATCGAAAGTGGTCTAGCCGACCGTTTGGGGCTGTTGGGGACGAAGGAGAAGCTCACCATCAAGTGGACGGCCAACGTCACACGAGTGGAACAACATTCGAGGCGGACAAATATTTGGGCGTCGGCGATCAACGGGACGAATGGCGAGAAGCTGCTGCTGCAATCTGTGCGTACGGTGGACAAGCTGATGTTGCCACGCCAAACACTAAATGCTGCTGAAGTTTCGTCACACTACGATCACTTGCGCGGGATTCCGATGGATTCGTACGACGGTCGGCCAGGAATGCTGATCGGGTTGAATAACATTCATTCGTTCGCACCGCTGGAAACGAAGGTCGGCACGATTGTCGATCCGGTGGCAGTCCGGTGCAAGCTCGGCTGGACGGTCTACGGACCGCGGGATGCAGAGTCGGCGGGCGCGAGCTGTTTCCTCGGATGCCACCAAGAAGTGACGAACGAGGAGCTGCACGATCTTCTCAAAAGCCACTATTCGCTGGAAGAAGCGGTGGTGACTGTGCAGCGGGAGTCGGTCGAGGATCAGCGGGCGAGGAAGATCATGGAGGAAACTACGCGTCGCGTGGGTGACCGCTTCGAGACCGGACTGCTGTGGAAGACCGACGACGTCAAGTTCCCGAACAGCTACCCGATGGCTGTGAAGCGGATGAAGCAGCTGGAGAAGAAACTTGAGCGTTCGCCGGAATTGTACAACAACGTCAAGAAGCAGATTCTGGACTACCAGGCCAAGGGATACGC CGTTCTACTTGCCGCTCAACGTGGTGGTGAACCCGAAGAAGCCGGGAAAGTTCGGCTGGTTTGGGATGCGGCGGCGACGATTGGTGGAGTCTCTCTCAACTCGATGCTGGTGAAGGGACCAGATCTGCTCGTGCCACTGGTGTCAGTGATCTGTGGGTTCCGCGAACGACGAGTTGCCTTCGGCGGGGACATCCGCGAGATGTACCACCAGCTGAAGATTATCTCCGGGGACAAGCAAGCTCAACGCTTCCTCTTCCGGGACAACATCAACGAAGAGCCGAAAGTGTACGTGATGGACGTCGCTACATTCGGGTCGAAGAGTTCGCCGGCGTCGGCGCAGTACGTCAAGAACCGCAATGCGGAAGAGCATGCCGGTCAGTATCCGGACGCCGTGGCTGCGATCATCAATCGGCACTACGTCGATGACTATTTTGACAGCGTCGACACCGTCGAGGAAGCTGTCAAGCGAGCGAAGCAGGTGAGCCACGTCCACAAACAAGGTGGTTTCGAGATCCGCAACTGGGTGTCCAACTCGCCGGAAGTGCTGACTGCTCTGGGCGAAGAGAAGCCGATGAGTCCTGTGCTGCTGAATCAGGACAAGCAAACACCCAGCGAACGCGTACTCGGCGTGCGGTGGGACCCGGAGCTGGACGAATTCGCCTTCGCCGTGATGCACCGCGAAGAACTGATGAAGTACCTGAAAGAGGGGAAAAGGCCAACCAAACGGATCGTACTGAGCTGCGTGATGGGATTTTTCGATCCGCTCGGCCTGCTGTCGCCGTTCACAATCCACGGGAAGATCATCATCCAACATTTGTGGCGAACCGGCTGCAGATGGGACCAAGACATTGACGACGAAGCCTGGATTCTGTGGAAGCGGTGGACGGCACTGCTGCCGGAAGTCGAAGCGCTGCGGTTTCCCCGGAGCTACTTCGGCGATGCGATGTCCTCGTCGATCGAGAGTCTCGAGCTGCACATCTTCAGCGACGCGAGCGAGCTGGCCTACGGTTGTGCGGCGTATCTACGCGCGGTCATCAACGGCCAAGTTCACTGCAGCCTCGTCATGGCGAGATCGAAGGTAGCACCGCTGAAACGACAATCAATTCCACGTCTGGAGTTGATGGCGGCGTGCATGGGAGCGCGCTTGAGCCAGCAGATCCTCGGAACTCACACGCTGCAAATCGACCGTACCGTTTTCTGGACCGACTCGAGGACTGTCCTTGCTTGGCTGCACGCAGATCCCTACAAGTACAAGCAGTTCGTCGCCTTTCGGGTCGGGGAGATTCTGGAGCTGACGAGACTGGACGATTGGAGATGGGTGCCTTCCAAGAAGAACATCGCAGACGTTCTCACGAAGTGGGGACCTGGACCGCCACTGCAGAACGATTCGGAATGGGGGAACGGCCCGGCGATACTGTTCGAGCAGGATGACCACGACTCACCGCCTGAGCAGATCGAGGAGACGAACGAAGACGCACGAGGCGTGGTACTGTTCCACAGGACAGTCAACGTAGAAGCGGTCTCGACGTGGGCAAAGCTGGTGAGGGTGACTGCAACGGCGGTACGCTTCATCGAAAATTGTCGTCGCAAAAAGGACGGCCGTCCAGTACTGACTGCAAAGGCCACGAGTCGCCTAGCCAAGCTGGTCAAAGCGCAGCACGAGACGGATGTTCAACCGCTGCAACAAGACGAGCTGCAGAAGGCCGAGAGGATTCTGTGGAAGCAAGCGCAGTTCGAGAGCTTCCCTGATGAGATGAGCGTGCTGACAAAGAACCTACAGCTGAAACAGGGTGAGTTGCCGGAGAAGATCGAGCGGTCGAGTCCGCTCTACAAGCTGCTGCCGGTGCTCGACGAGGATGGTGTTCTGCGCGTTCGTGGAAGGCTGGAGAAGAACGAATCGATCCCGTTCGACAAGCGATTCCCGATCATCCTGGGTCGAAAACACGCCGTCACCAAGAAGATCATCCAGCACTACCACGAGAAGTACGGTCACGCGAATCGGGAGACCGTGTTCAACGAGCTGCGTCAGAAGTTCTGGATTCCGAACGCACGGGCCGCGATCCTGGAGGTGGTCAAGGAGTGTGTGTGGTGCAAGGTGAACCGTTGCGTGCCGTTCGTCCCAACAATGGCGCCGCTTCCGGTCGAACGCACTGCAGCAACCATGCGACCGTTCAGCGCGGTGGGCGTCGATTACCTGGGACCGGTCGAAGTCACGGTGGGTCGCCGCAGAGAGAAGCGCTGGATCGCCGTCTTCACGTGTCTAGCGGTCAGGGCGGTGCATCTCGAAGTGGTCCATAGCCTCACCACGCAATCGTGCCTGATGGCCCTCCGGAGGTTCGCGTGCAAGCGAGGCGTTCCCGAGAAAGTGTTCTCCGACAATGCTACGTGCTTTCGGGGAGCGGACGCGGCGATGACGAAGGCGATCAACAAGGAGTGCGCGGAGCAGATGACGTCGGCGACCACTGCATGGTCCTTTATCCCACCTGGGACGCCCCACATGGGCGGGGCCTGGGAACGGATGGTGCGATCGGTGAAGGAGGCGTTGCGCGCACTCGACGACGGACGAAAGCTGACCGACGAAATTCTCTCCACATCTTTGGCGGAGGCCGAAGACATGATCAACACTCGGCCTTTGACGTACGTCCCTCAAGAGTCCGCTGAAGAAGAAGCCATCACGCCAAACCATTTCCTGCGCGGGACGGTAACGAGCGCGGACCTCAAGCTGGACGAGACGGTGGACACCGCTGCAGCACTACGAGACGTGTACAAGCGAAGCCAGCAGCTGGCGGGCAAGATGTGGGAGCGGTGGTCGAAGGAGTACCTGCCCTCGCTGAACCGGCGTCCAAAGTGGTTCGAGGATCGCAAGCCCCTCGAAGCGGGTGACCTGGTGTTCGTGGTCGACGGCAAGAACCGGAAGAGCTGGGTACGAGGTCGAGTGGTCGAGGTGTTCAGCGGGTCGGACGGACGCGTTCGGCAAGCGGACGTGAGGACAGCAGACGGGAAGGTCAACAGGAGAGCAGTGATTAATTTAGCGGTGTTGGAGATCAGGGTCGGTAAGTCCGACGCGCCGGAAGGCCCGACGGATCTTACGGGCTGGGGTGTTGCCACCGCTGGGATGGGCACACTGGCCGACGGTGCAACGCCGGCGGTGTAA